A window from Gottschalkiaceae bacterium SANA encodes these proteins:
- a CDS encoding UDP-N-acetylglucosamine 1-carboxyvinyltransferase, with translation MSEMFVIRGGKPLHGVVQISGFKNAALPIIASTLLSKETCIIENVPLINDVFTLVDIMKEIGADANLSDEGVLTINAGAVEECNAIFDLTKKLRASYYLLGAGLGRFKKAVINYPGGCNIGTRPIDQHIKGFEGLGANVTISHGTIACQAEALVGDHIYMDVVSIGATINVMLASILAEGKTIIENPAKEPHIVDTANFLNSMGANVKGAGTDVIRIEGVKALKGCIYTVIPDQIEAGTYMIAAAATGGEVLVKNIIPKHMEPVIAKLREAGVQVEEFDEAVRVTSTGKLKAIDVKTLPYPGFPTDLQQPITVMLTQAEGTSMITENIYEGRFKYIDELIKMGAEIKVDRRVAVVIGNGPLSGAKIEAMDLRAGAACVIAGLVASDETLIENIYHVDRGYEKVIDKLRALGADIERISSEPSQE, from the coding sequence ATGAGTGAAATGTTTGTAATTCGCGGAGGAAAGCCTCTTCATGGGGTGGTGCAAATCAGTGGATTTAAGAATGCGGCGTTGCCCATTATCGCATCCACATTACTATCGAAAGAAACCTGCATTATTGAAAATGTACCCTTGATCAATGATGTATTTACATTGGTTGATATTATGAAAGAAATTGGTGCGGATGCAAATTTGTCCGATGAAGGTGTATTGACTATCAATGCTGGGGCTGTTGAAGAATGCAATGCCATTTTTGATTTGACCAAGAAGCTTCGAGCAAGTTATTATTTGCTAGGGGCAGGTCTTGGCCGTTTCAAAAAGGCTGTTATCAATTATCCAGGAGGATGCAATATTGGCACGCGGCCCATTGATCAGCATATCAAGGGATTTGAAGGCCTAGGCGCCAATGTAACAATTTCTCATGGTACCATCGCCTGCCAAGCAGAGGCTTTAGTTGGCGATCATATTTATATGGATGTGGTGAGTATTGGTGCAACCATTAATGTGATGCTAGCTTCCATTTTGGCAGAAGGAAAAACAATTATTGAGAATCCAGCCAAAGAACCTCATATCGTTGATACAGCTAACTTCTTGAACTCTATGGGTGCCAATGTCAAGGGTGCTGGAACTGATGTGATTCGAATTGAAGGGGTAAAAGCCTTAAAGGGTTGTATCTATACCGTCATTCCTGACCAAATTGAAGCAGGTACGTATATGATTGCTGCTGCTGCAACGGGCGGAGAGGTCTTGGTGAAGAATATTATTCCAAAGCATATGGAGCCGGTTATTGCAAAATTACGGGAAGCCGGTGTTCAAGTGGAGGAATTTGATGAGGCAGTTCGGGTTACTTCAACCGGTAAGCTAAAAGCAATTGATGTAAAGACTTTGCCATATCCGGGCTTTCCAACGGATCTTCAACAGCCTATTACGGTGATGTTGACTCAGGCTGAAGGTACTAGCATGATCACGGAAAATATCTATGAAGGTCGTTTCAAATATATCGATGAGTTGATTAAGATGGGTGCCGAAATCAAGGTGGATCGCCGGGTTGCTGTTGTCATTGGCAATGGACCCTTAAGTGGTGCGAAGATTGAGGCCATGGACTTGCGAGCAGGTGCTGCTTGCGTGATTGCTGGTTTGGTTGCGTCAGACGAGACTCTAATTGAAAACATTTATCACGTGGATCGTGGTTACGAGAAGGTAATTGATAAGCTGCGCGCCTTGGGAGCAGACATCGAAAGAATTTCTTCGGAACCGTCTCAAGAATAG